The region gttgtcacaatattgcTGAACAAGTGAGTGTGTGAAGTGGTGGCTGCGACCACTCGCCACCGCCAGCCACCACAAGGTGGCTATGTGTGCATTTTATTTTTGATGTGTTATTTTGGGTTAagcattgtaaaatgtaattagaGATTAgtataataaaaagaaaactcaaaccaccaccgtagggtggtgccTACCGCCACAAGCCgctgtgttgggtggcggtgtgttcGTTGTGTTTGATTCGTTGGGTTGTTTGGACAAAGGgactaaaccctaatgggcctaatgaaacctaattgatcaaaagacctagctattgagcctattgggctaagatcggggttggaaaccctaattagggtttagaaaaccctattattggatttatgggccttggacttattaggatccacttttgggccattggaacgGAGTTGTGAATTgcacccaatcacaccatatgacttatctagtaaagtgatggacttaatggattaagtcgttaatgggttaagtgagaaacacttaaccctaatcgtcattttatgtgaaaccctaatttcacttgggctttggtGTTTGAGCCAACAATgagccatccaagaataatcatatggactagaataattggatgtgctttagggtaaggcccacatgaggggttgggcccaatttagaaattgggccatagatgggccattatttgggtcttaatgattatatgatattgggccattagaatgtcaaatgttggactggaataaatggttgggccttagaataagaccatgtaaacgtttgggcccaatttagaaaattgggccgtatgttgggctttgactcatagttgaatgttgggcctttggattgggctttGGGCTTGGATCAAGCTAAGattggggtaaagtagtcttttaccccaagcatggacttatagttatgtgttggaacctaattattaattgggtgttattttgatgttgacagttcaggaACCTGTCATCCAGCAGATGGGGTTGGGTGCGGGACTTTAGCAGTGTGTGGTCAGTTACCTTCCAGTacaagtgggtctaaggccaccatGCCGACCTACTAGGAGttgtttgttagatgattgtctttgtgataattatctggtatgctcTTATTTGTTATGTTTGTGTGTTAGGATGCTATGTGGTACatgttagtagtagtaggggtgaaatagtcctcggttatcagttgaaagataccgaaggggtcgtTAGAACCCATACATGCTTagcagtatgtttatgttatgtattatgtggtagtggtagggggtgaaatagtccccgttatCTGGTTGAAACGGACCGAAGAGGAGGCcatcacccaaatatgctaggcagttatccggttgaaatagaatgaaggggaggccagcacccagatatgctcggcagtatccggtcggtaggaccgaaggggtagttcgggcacccggatatgcctgacaatacgtgtattgtatggtatgtggtatgatgggggaactcactaagctttgtgcttacgattttcagttttgatttcaggtacttcgttttcaaaggaaaggagtcggctcgatcgcagcgcatcacactatgttttccgcacatgagatctgtTGGATTACACTATGATATTATTTCATGATAACATGTTTGACTATTGACACTATGGTTTTGACATGtgatgttattatggatgttttactacttatggttttataataacttatttaaaaatgaaattttttggctttaaattttgggatgttacaaaattcaACATTTCATTGCATATGGCTCCTATCATAATTTCATCATTCATGTGTCCTTCAAAATTGATGCTCGAGTAATCGACTCCCCATTCTACACTTCGTCACTTTAACTTCTCAAGTATCATCATACTCTACCTCTTTCTACTTCTTGTCCCTTTCttgaatgcacaaccaactttTATATCAATTGATTTTTGCGTCCTTTGGTCACAGTTCGAGTGACCCATAGTACTCTAAGGCAAATTCGTGTCTTCCACATTTACTCATAATAAAATCTCCCATTATCATAAATCTATCCGCTCTTTGTCTGGTTCTCGATTCCAGTTAGCAGCAATACCAAAACCTAGTACTAAATTGTACTTGAGTGTGCTCGGTTCGTATCTTCAAGTTTCACAACTTATGAGTTATAAATATTGTATCATTGGTTCATTCATTTCACCCATAATTCCATGTACCACATGTTGTTCTTACTATGCCCCCAAAATACTATGAGATCTTGTAACATCACATCATCACATTTCCATGTCCTTCTTACCATCTACCCATTAAAAGAAATGAGGGTATTTCTTTTAAGGTCCAAATTACCCTTTGATTATCTCATGGTAGTAGTTCTTCTATATTCCATTATGTGAAATCGTCTTCCTACTTTATTGATCATACAACACCTTCTAGATTCCTTCTCCTTCATCATCAAACTATTACACATTGAAGTCTTACTGCTTCTGTCGGCCTCATCACATTCTATGTGTAATTTTAACTTCTCATAACAATTTACAGGACTTGTAAGTAGGGCTTACAAAGTCCCTCCTATTAAATTGTTTATCATAGTAGTCTAGTACCCTAGGGTAAGGTACTCTCTTGGACTTATCATTGTCATTTTAAGTTTCCATTATGTTTAAGACTTGAGACAATATTCATATAATTTTTCTTCTTCCACGACCTAAAAGTACCTTCAGGTATCTCACACTACACTTCTTTCCTTGTAGTGACTCCACTCTTCACTCACTAGTCTAGTGCATTAGGTTAATGCACCATTTCTCGAATTTTACTAGTGTCTTGGCTTCATAAGGACACCCTTCCTCCACAGCTACCACAACACTCATCACTTTGTATTGTCGACATCTGGTTTCCAACTCCTTAGGATCCCAAAAGATCTCATTAAGTCAACATCATCATACTCATTGTCAAGCTATCATGATCGCGCTTTCGTGTACTATCTTGCTTTCTTCATCATATTACACTTTCGCCAACTTAGCCATTGGCTCGCTTTCCCGTGTCGATAAACACATCAAATCATTATCTTTCATCTAAGGatggaattcatgattccattccattcATTTCTCAATCAACTTACTTGTAACTTGAAGTTATCACTCATATGTTGTAACAAAAGCTCGTCCCTAATTACCAACTCCAACTAATTTTCTTAATCATGACTTTGGAGTTCCAGTTCTTGTCCCATTTTAGACTttttcaaaaagtcaatcatgTCCTTTTTGAACTAAATGTTTGTTAACAATTTAAATAGCTCAATTCAATTCATTCCTTAGCGTTTCTAACTCAATACCAATGATattaaaagggtataaactgaaTTTCAACCATATATCAAATGTATCCAAagtaatttttcattttcatacTAGCTATTTGACTTTGACAGAAAAGTCAAACGTCTCAAAATTTTCCATTATCCATTAACATGTATTAAATTCCTTCATGACTCTTATTTAATATAAGGCATGCGTTCATTAAGACCCTAACTCACCTGAATCATTACCACATTTCACAAAACACCTCCATGGTTCCACATTTCACATTTCCATTAACATGTGTTAAATTCCTTCACGAGTCCTCTTTGTTGATCGGTGGTGGCGATGCTGGTATCTTTTTTTAGAATGAGAAGGTGAAAGGACTAATGtagcatgagagagagagagaaagagagaaatggGTGAGTgatgttttttttaatgaaagaaaaagaaaataaataaaattaaaaaggatATATTTGTTAATTATAGGTACCAAAACCACACAAGGTATCAGAAATTGAACCAATGATGCATcaccaaacttttttggaccataGAGACCATTTTTGAGATTTTTGACAACCATAGACATCTGTTTTGAGATTTTGTCTTAAAACCATGATTAGAAACTAGTCTTTTATTTGTCAAAAATAACAACCTAAAATAATTTTTGGAAACTAAATTAGCTTTAGCTTTTCGAAATAACTATTTCTCACATATTTCGAATATGCCGCTTAAACtaggggtgtcgaacgggtaaaattttcgggtttcgggtagaatggggtagaacgggtatttccttaagaaaataatacccgatacccgatcTATATTGTAATTTGGGTTTTCAGGTTTCTGGTATTCGGGTTTGAGGTCGGttcgggtaattatcgggtatacccgaaaatttcttaaatgacacttattgataattttttatttttttattttttatttttacatgttggttAGTTTAATAAAAAATCGGGTAGGAAAATACTCCATACAGTTAACaagtatatatataataacaatacaaatcattataatatgttatgtacttttttaattccATTCCATGCGATAGTGAGAAACTGAAAATTGTGATGACGGTTCAGGACTTCAGCTTCAACATCGTATTCCCTTTGCAAGTTTGCGTCGACTGTCGAGTCGTCATTTGTAAGAAAGAAATGaagggttttgttttatttgaagtgtgcgtacgtgactgcattgtatatttggtattacttaaaaaacgaattcgggtattcgggtatacccgaaaataaatattcatacctaaaacccgacctatattattatcgggttaacctattacccgaatgttcatacccgttacccgttctacccgacccattctacccgaattcagaacgggtcgggtgggtagaacgggtttcgggTTTTTTCGACAGCCCTAGCTTAAACGCTATAGTGTGCCGGGACGACGGAACagataatattaatatataaataagcatatccatatattcatatataagtatattaatatatgaataagtaAGTGTCTATTCACACATAATTATTCATAGATGCATAAGTGGCAGTTGGTGGCAGATGTGGTGGTGGCCGTGACAATGGTGGTGCTGATGGGTGACAGAGGTGTTAGGTGAGATGACGAATATTCATTTATGCataagtatattcatatatgaataattatGTGTCTagtgattattcatatatgaatatatttattcgtatataaatattatttgtttttttcttcCCTGTACGCTGAAGCACTTAAGCGACATATTTAAAATATGCGAGATTATACTTAGCTTTATATTCTCATATGAATATTACATTTCTCCGTCTCCTCGATATGCATGCGGGTTTTACGGCAAAAAGAAATATATGTCCTAGATTTGTCCCCGTATTCTCGATTTTATAGTTGTTTTCGTTTTAACCTTCCTTTCCTATATAGATTAGTAAATATATGGACATAGTTAAAAAtacaattataatttttttttagttaattcgaaGGCAATGAAATAATAATATTCAGATATATCCACTACTAAACTTAGCAAACACTTGTAATTCAGTCCAACAAACACAACCGCACTTTCTGAGAATTAAAGgacaaaaaaagaaaagaattggTCCCCTCCAATTTAGAATAGCATGACAGCAAAAGCAAGGTGTAGGACCCATCTAAatatgaaaagaagaaagaaagtgCCTGCTCACAAGATCCATGGCGGGCCTTTGCGTTTGAACTTGAAAGATAGCATAGCAATCATGATTCATTAACCACGACTCCATAAAACAAACCACCTCCAAATGGCCACTTCCCCACTATCGATATCTCTAACCGTCCACCGCCAACTCCTTTCCACTAAAACTCACACATCAAACCTTCCAAATCAAGATAACGAATTTGGGTTTGATCAAAATGAAGAAATCGGGTAGAAAGAAAACCAGCCAAACGGTGTCTTCTTCAACCTCAAATGTCTTCTCCAAATTATGGATTTCAAGATTCAAGAACACAAAAGGATGTGAAGGACCCCAACCAGAACCTGAATCTTCAGACTGCAAAACGAAAGCAAACCACATTCCATTACCAAAGCAATGTTCAAATAGTGATGGTTTTTACTGGAGGCTTTCATTTGGGAAAGAAAATGATGAAGGTGACGAGAGTTTGTGTAGTTCAGATAACAAACTCAATGTTTCTCCGGTAGGTTATGGAAGCTCCGGCAACATGATCTTTGACCAAACAAAAATAAGAGATTTGATCAGTGGCGATGCAGATGAAGATTTTCGCAAGTCTCCAGAAGATTGCACTTTCGAAGATCCAAACTTGGAGGAGGAATGGCAGAAGGTGAAAAACATGAAAATCAATGAGATCAAGTCAAACGATCAGAACCATCGGAAATCTTTTCATATAAGCAGAAAGCATGGTGGTAACGTCAAATGTCATTCTCCAAGAACAATTGCTAAGGCTGCATACAAGATCAAAGCTCTTGAAGACGTGAAGAAACCATTGATGAAGACAAAGGAGAGAGTGACTGAAGATGCATTCAGGACCAGTCTTGATAGTTTTGCCATTGTGAAAACTTCATTTCATCCAGAGCAGGATTTCAGAGACTCGATGATAGAAATGATAATGGAGAAGCGAATTAGGAAAACAGAAGAGCTTGAGGAACTTTTGGCTTGTTATTTGACATTAAATTGTGATGGATATCATGATCTA is a window of Lactuca sativa cultivar Salinas chromosome 1, Lsat_Salinas_v11, whole genome shotgun sequence DNA encoding:
- the LOC111893735 gene encoding transcription repressor OFP4, giving the protein MKKSGRKKTSQTVSSSTSNVFSKLWISRFKNTKGCEGPQPEPESSDCKTKANHIPLPKQCSNSDGFYWRLSFGKENDEGDESLCSSDNKLNVSPVGYGSSGNMIFDQTKIRDLISGDADEDFRKSPEDCTFEDPNLEEEWQKVKNMKINEIKSNDQNHRKSFHISRKHGGNVKCHSPRTIAKAAYKIKALEDVKKPLMKTKERVTEDAFRTSLDSFAIVKTSFHPEQDFRDSMIEMIMEKRIRKTEELEELLACYLTLNCDGYHDLIVKVFRQVWFELNHLHFNQI